From Acropora muricata isolate sample 2 chromosome 14, ASM3666990v1, whole genome shotgun sequence, one genomic window encodes:
- the LOC136897770 gene encoding zinc finger MYM-type protein 2-like, with translation MASRFADINSVEQFIDDQENENTRKKTQQNVALLEEFLTLRNESRLIEEIAPKELNPYIAEFIITVRKKDGNEDYEPSSLRSLMASFERYLKKKNYGFSIVRDAEFEQARKALQSKQKDLKQKGKGNKPNASVALTEEEIKLLYDKELLGSSTPEALLNTIWFNNTIHFGLRGCKEHRNMCWGDVQLRQTTNGEEFLEYSERQTKTRTGENPRDVRQIKPKMFSVPGSEKDPVAAYQLYAKKRPTEMNDSDAPFYLAINNCTNQESSKPWFKKSAVGQNKLNSLMRKMAEKAGLGPNVTNHSGRKTMIQALTNNYIPATAGKRCRSLPVLLFMAVNSTSLSTALINHRPWPLLKLRLSPQ, from the coding sequence ATGGCTTCAAGGTTTGCAGACATTAATTCAGTGGAACAATTTATCGATGACCAAGAAAACGAAaatacaagaaagaaaactcaaCAGAATGTTGCTTTACTTGAGGAATTTCTGACGCTAAGGAACGAGTCAAGACTTATAGAAGAAATTGCCCCGAAGGAGCTGAATCCGTACATCGCTGAATTTATCATTACGGTTCGAAAGAAAGACGGCAACGAAGACTATGAACCCAGCTCCCTACGTTCTTTGATGGCCAGTTTTGAACGGTATTTAAAGAAGAAGAATTACGGATTCAGCATTGTGAGAGACGCCGAGTTTGAACAGGCACGCAAAGctctacaatcaaaacaaaaggatctcaaacagaaaggaaaaggcaataaacctAACGCTTCAGTTGCTCTCACAGAAGAGGAAATAAAACTACTCTATGACAAAGAACTGTTAGGATCGTCGACTCCTGAGGCTCTGCTGAATACAATTTGGTTCAACAACACGATCCACTTCGGTCTTCGTGGGTGTAAGGAACACCGAAATATGTGTTGGGGCGACGTGCAACTACGCCAAACTACAAATGGAGAGGAATTTTTAGAGTATTCGGAGAGACAAACTAAGACTCGAACTGGCGAAAACCCCCGAGATGTTAGACAAATTAAACCGAAAATGTTTTCGGTTCCTGGAAGTGAAAAAGATCCCGTTGCTGCCTACCAATTATACGCAAAGAAACGACCAACAGAAATGAACGACAGCGACGCTCCATTTTACCTCGCTATAAACAACTGCACAAATCAAGAATCTTCCAAACCTTGGTTCAAAAAGTCGGCCGTTGGCCAGAACAAACTTAACTCATTAATGAGGAAAATGGCAGAAAAAGCCGGACTTGGACCGAATGTGACAAACCATAGCGGTCGCAAAACCATGATTCAGGCCTTGACAAACAACTATATCCCGGCGACGGCCGGCAAGCGATGTCGCTCTTTACCGGTGCTGTTATTCATGGCGGTCAATTCAACATCTCTATCAACAGCCTTAATCAATCACCGACCTTGGCCACTCCTGAAGCTGAGATTAAGTCCACAATGA